The region CCATCGGCGGGAGGTCCTGATCGATCTCCCACTCGACCCCCTCGATATCCTCGACGGTTCCGAGGGGTGCGCGCTCGCCGGGGACCGTGCGCTCGTCGACGGTGATGGCGCACGATTCGGGAACGACGTTCCAGGCCGAGCCGCCCTCGATCCCGGTGACGGCGAGGCTCCCGGAGACGCGCTCGTCGAGCACCGTCGCGCTCGGCGGGTCGATATCTCTGATGAGGTCGACGGCGTCGCAGGCCCGGTAGACCGCGTTCTCACCCGATTCGGGTTCGCTGGCGTGGACGGCGGTGCCGTGGGCGGTGACGGTGCTCGCGCGCCGGCCCTTGTGGGCGACCACGACGTCCGTCACGCCCGCCGTCGCGTAGCCCGTCGAGCCCTCGCCGACCACCGCGAAGTCGGGCGCGAAGCCCTCGTCGATGGCGTGGCGCGCGCCGATGCCGCCGAGTTCCTCGCCGACGAAGCTCGCGAAGACGAGTCCGTCCTCCGGGGTATCGCGGAAGGCCAGCATCGCCGCGGCGACCGCGCCCTTCATGTCCGCCGCGCCACGGCCGTAGAGTCGGTTTTCGGTGGTTTCGATGACGTACTCGTCGCCGTCGGTCTGGGATTCGTCCGGCGGGACCACGTCGTGGTGGCCGACGAGCGCGAGGGTGTCTGCCTCGCCGTAGCGGGCGATAACGTTCCCGACCGTATCTCGCGTGACGTCGGCATCGGTTTCCGCACGGAGCCAGTCCTCGATGAAATCACCGGCGGCGGTCTCGTCGTCGTGGCTCGGGATCGAGACCAGGTCGCGGGTGAGGGCGGCGACGTCCATCCCGTCGAGGGTCGGCGAGCGGCGTGATAAGGATGGTGTCGGACGAGACGAACCTGTTCATCCGCCGCGGCGGGAGCGGTCGGAGGTGGTGCGGTCGCGGTTGCGGTCGGAGCGGTTGGCGCGCGCTCGCGGTCGTGCGCGAACGGACGTGAGCGCGCGACCGCGGACACTGTGCGAGGGATGAGCACCGCAGGGAGTGAGCAAAGCGAACGACCGAGGAGCGCAGTCGGCTGGGGAGGCGTGTGGCCGTTGCGGGACGGTGGCGGGGCGGAAGGGTGAGTGATTGTACCGCGAACGAGCGCGAAGCGCGAGTGAGCGGGAGTTTTTAGTCCAGGTTTTTGCGAGGAGTGGTTCGCCGAAGGCGAACCCGACGAGGAAAAAAGTGGTTGAACATCCTTATCCGTTCTGCGGGCCGATGTGCGGGCATGACTATCGTCCCGGACACGAGCGCGGTCATCGACGGCCGCGTGTCCGACCGCGTCGAGAGCGGGGCGGCCGACGGCGCGACGGTGCTGGTCCCCGAGGCGGTCGTGGCCGAGCTCGAATCCCAGGCGAACGACGGGATCGAAACGGGCTGGAACGGCCTCGCCGAACTCGAAGCCCTCGTCGAGCTCGCGGCCGACGACCGGATCGAGCTCGAATACGTCGGTCGGCGGCCCGCCGAGGCCGAGCGCACGAGCGCCGGCGAGGGGGCCGTCGACGCGTTGATCCGCGACCTCGCCGCCGAGCACGACGCCACGCTGCTCACGAGCGACCGCGTCCAGAGCGAGGTCGCGCGGGCGAAGGGGCTGACCGTCGAGTACCTCGAACCCGAGGTCAGGGTGGTCGAGGGCCTCGACATCGAGCGCTTCTTCGACGACGAGACGATGAGCGTCCACCTCAAGACGGGCGTGGTGCCGATGGCGAAGCGGGGGTCGATCGGCGGGATGCGCTTCGAGGCCGTGGGTGAGGAGCCGCTCTCCGAAGACCAACTCACCGAGTGGGTCGAGGAGATAGAGCTGGCGGCGCGAACGTCGAGCGAGGGGTTCACGGAGCTCGACAGGCACGGAATGACGATCGTCCAGTACCGCGACTACCGGATCGCGGTGGCACGACCGCCGTTCGCCGACGGGATCGAGATCACCGCCGTCCGGCCGATCGCGGCGACCGAGCTCGACGACTACCAGTACGCCGACGACCTCCGCGAGCGCCTGCTCGACCACCAGCGCGGGGTGCTCGTCGCGGGTGCGCCGGGCGCGGGGAAGTCCACGCTCGCCGGGGCCGTCGCGGGCTTCCTCGCCGACTCGGACTTCTCGGTGAAGACGATGGAGAAACCCAGAGACCTGCAGGTGGGTCCCGACGTGACGCAGTACACCGCGCTCGACGGTCGGATGGAGAACACCGCCGACGCGCTCCTGATGGTCCGGCCCGACTACACCATCTACGACGAGGTCAGGAAGACCGAGGACTTCTCGGTCTTCGCGGACATGCGGCTCGCGGGCGTCGGGATGGTCGGGGTGGTCCACGCCACGCGTGCGATCGATGCGGTGGGGCGACTCGTGGGGCGGGTCGAGCTGGGGATGATCCCACAGGTCGTCGACACCGTGGTCTACGTCGAGGCCGGCGAGATCGCGACGATCTACGACATCAAGACCGAGGTCAAAGTTCCCGAGGGCCTGGTCGAAGAGGACCTCGCGCGGCCCGTCATTCGGGTGATGGACGCCGAGACGAACGAACCGGCCTACGAGATCTACAGCTTCAACCGGCAGGTCGTCACGGTGCCGGTGGGCGAGGAGTCGGACGACTCCGGGGTGGATCGGATCGCGAAACAGGAGATCGAGCGGGAGATCCGGTCGGCCGCGCGCGGCAACTGCGAGGTCGAACTCCGCGGGTCGAACACCGCCGTGGTCTACGTCGAGGAGTCGGACATCGCGACCGTGATCGGCAAGGGCGGCGGTCGGATCACCGACATCGAGAATCGGCTGGGGATCGACATCGACGTTCGGACCTTCGACGAGCGTCCGGGTGGACGATCGGGAGGATCGAGCGGCTCCGGCGGTGGCGACAGCAGTAGCGGTGGCAACACCAACGGCAGCACGTCGGGCGAGATCGTCACCCCCGAGATCACCGCACGTCACGTCGTCATCCCGATGGAGGGCCACGCGGGCAACACGGTCGAAGTCCAAGCCGACGGCGAGTATCTCTTCACCGCGACCGTCTCGCGCGGCGGCGAGGTGCAGGTCTCGCGTGGGAGCGCCATCGCAGAGGAGCTCGAAGCCGCCATCGACCGAAATCGTCAGGTCACGGTCGCACCGTCGTAGTTCGACGCGAACGGTGAACGGGGAGTGGCCGACCATCGGGAGGTGGTTCGAAAATCTCCGACTTTCGTCACTGAGCGGAGCGAAGCTCCGCGAGGTCCAAAAGAGTCGGAGACTCTTTTGACGATCACGAGAGAGCTTTGCTNGCGAAGCTCCGCGAGGTCCAAAAGAGTCGGAGACTCTTTTGACGATCACGAGAGAGCTTTGCTCTCTCGAACGACCACGAGGCGAACGGCGACCGCAGGAAGCCGTGAGCGAAGTGAACCGTGAGCGGGAGCGAGCCGAGATCGCGGTTGCGGGACGCGATTCCTGGCGGATGAAGGGCGAGCGAACGCCGAAGGCGTGAGCGAGGGCTTCGGCGGTGCTGTGCGGGGCGGTTGCGGAGTTGTTCGCGGAGGTGGTCGGTGATCTCACCGCGAGCGAACGGAGTGAGCGAGCGGGCCGAGGAACCCCTGAAAGGGGTGACGACGGCTTTTGATCCACATTTTGCCAGCGAGTGAGCGAGCATCGCGAGCGAACGAGCGCAGCAAAAGGTGGGTTTCGAAAGGTCCTTATGGGCGACTCGGCTACCCTGAGATCGGACTAGGCCGGGCAGTTAGGCCCTGCTCGCAACCCGCACTACGGTCTTCAGCGGGGGCCGAACCCCGGGTGCGTCCGCGCCGACCGGCGCGGGCCCCGCAAGCCAACGTCGAAGCCTCGTCCGTCGGGGGCGGCGGTCCGCGGCTGTTCGTCTGCAGGGACGACCCGCCGCGGTTAATCGGCGGCAGCCCGTCAGGCACGGAAGTGAGCAGCGGACCGCCGGACAGCCGTCGCTCGCCGGATCGCGGGGTGGAGGAGGCACGCGGGCTTCCCCGCGCCGGAACGCCGGGCAATCCCGGGCCGTCCACTTCCACATACCCACCTTCTACATACCCACCTTTTGCTACGCTCAGTCGCTACGCTCACGGCTCACTTCGTTCCCCGTTCGCAGCCGAGGTTCTCCCTTCAGTCGAACCTCGCGCCGCTCGCTCCTTCACTCGCAAAATGTGGATCAAAAGCGCGTCGGGTTCCCACCGGAAGAGCGAGGCTCTCCCGTGCTGCTCGAAAACGCTCCGCGTTTTCGGCAGTGCAAGAACCCGGAGAGTTCTTGCTTGCAATCAGAACACTCCGCGTTCTGATCACATCGCGAAACGCCTCCGGCGTTTCGAGCGATCTCGCTCGCTCCGCTCGCGAGAACGATGGTCACCCTCGCGCCCGCTCGCTCACTGCGTTCGCTCGCGGTGAGATCACCGACCACCTCCGCGACCGCAACCGCACAGCACCGCCTCCGCCGAAGCCCTCAGCCCACTCACTCCGTTCGTGGGCTTCGCCCTTCATCCGCCAGGCCTGCACCGCCCGGCTACACCAGTCCAAGCGTGCGGGCGTACCACACTCCACTCGCGGGGATCACCAGCGAACACAGCGCCAGCACCCAGCGGTGATATTCGAGGGCGGAGTCGGTCGAGAGCTGAAAGACGACGGCCTCCGGGACCGTAAGCGCCCAGACCAACGAGACGAGCGCGACCACGATACCGAAGACGAGGGTCACGCCAGCGGCGGTCGCGGGGTCGGTCCGACCGGCCCGACCGGCGGCGAAGACGACGACGGCGACGACGGCGAAGAGCCCGCCGACGAGCGGGGATATCGCGCCGGTGGCGTAGTAGGTGCCGGCGGCTCCCGCCTCGGTGGTGAGATACGGTACGACGAGCGCGACCAGCACCGCGAGACAGCCGACGATGCCGACGACCGGGGCGACCCGCGAGGCGTTCATGGGCTCGATTCCGGTGGGCGGCGTCTTAATCGGCGCGTTCGGCGGGCGAACACAAAAGCCAGGTAACTCCGTCCCAAGGGAGCGGGTATGGGACTCGGAAACACCGCGAAGAAACTCCAGCGTGTGGCCGACATGGCCGAGACGCTCTATCAGAAGATCGACGAACTCCGGAGCCAGGTCAACGAGGTCAGAGAGCACGTCGAGGCCACGAGCCAGCGCGTCGAACGGATCGAACGCGACCTCGACGACCAGCGTGCGGTGCTCGACGCGCTGGCACGCGAACAGGGGATCGACGTCGACGCGGCCGCGGCCTCGGCCGCGATCGAGGAGGCCGAACCCGGGAAGACGGTGGCCGACGCCGAAGCGACGGACGGCACGGCCGACGACGCGCCGAGCGCCGACGACACCGCGGCCGCCGAGTAGTGCTCCCTACCCGAGCCGCTGGTGTTCGACCTTCATGCACTTGTCCTCGACCACCTGCCGACCCGCGTCCTCGGCGCGCTGGGTCGCCTCGGGGTCGCGGATGCCGAGCTGGGTCCAGATGACGTCCGCGTCGTCGCGGTCGAGCGCGTCGTCGACGATCCCGCTCACCTCGTCGCTCGGGCGAAACACGTTCACGATGTCGATCTCCGCCTCGACGTCGGCGAGCGAGTCGTAGGCCCGACGGTCGAATACCTCGTCGGCGGTTGGATTGACGGGGACCACGTCGTAGCCGTGGTCGAGGAGAT is a window of Halococcus hamelinensis 100A6 DNA encoding:
- a CDS encoding DUF5798 family protein, producing MGLGNTAKKLQRVADMAETLYQKIDELRSQVNEVREHVEATSQRVERIERDLDDQRAVLDALAREQGIDVDAAAASAAIEEAEPGKTVADAEATDGTADDAPSADDTAAAE
- a CDS encoding CoA-binding protein; protein product: MPITDDDELAAILDLDTVAVVGCSSTPGKDAHEIPRYLLDHGYDVVPVNPTADEVFDRRAYDSLADVEAEIDIVNVFRPSDEVSGIVDDALDRDDADVIWTQLGIRDPEATQRAEDAGRQVVEDKCMKVEHQRLG
- a CDS encoding PINc/VapC family ATPase, with the protein product MTIVPDTSAVIDGRVSDRVESGAADGATVLVPEAVVAELESQANDGIETGWNGLAELEALVELAADDRIELEYVGRRPAEAERTSAGEGAVDALIRDLAAEHDATLLTSDRVQSEVARAKGLTVEYLEPEVRVVEGLDIERFFDDETMSVHLKTGVVPMAKRGSIGGMRFEAVGEEPLSEDQLTEWVEEIELAARTSSEGFTELDRHGMTIVQYRDYRIAVARPPFADGIEITAVRPIAATELDDYQYADDLRERLLDHQRGVLVAGAPGAGKSTLAGAVAGFLADSDFSVKTMEKPRDLQVGPDVTQYTALDGRMENTADALLMVRPDYTIYDEVRKTEDFSVFADMRLAGVGMVGVVHATRAIDAVGRLVGRVELGMIPQVVDTVVYVEAGEIATIYDIKTEVKVPEGLVEEDLARPVIRVMDAETNEPAYEIYSFNRQVVTVPVGEESDDSGVDRIAKQEIEREIRSAARGNCEVELRGSNTAVVYVEESDIATVIGKGGGRITDIENRLGIDIDVRTFDERPGGRSGGSSGSGGGDSSSGGNTNGSTSGEIVTPEITARHVVIPMEGHAGNTVEVQADGEYLFTATVSRGGEVQVSRGSAIAEELEAAIDRNRQVTVAPS
- a CDS encoding DUF7548 family protein, whose amino-acid sequence is MNASRVAPVVGIVGCLAVLVALVVPYLTTEAGAAGTYYATGAISPLVGGLFAVVAVVVFAAGRAGRTDPATAAGVTLVFGIVVALVSLVWALTVPEAVVFQLSTDSALEYHRWVLALCSLVIPASGVWYARTLGLV
- a CDS encoding M20 family metallopeptidase translates to MDVAALTRDLVSIPSHDDETAAGDFIEDWLRAETDADVTRDTVGNVIARYGEADTLALVGHHDVVPPDESQTDGDEYVIETTENRLYGRGAADMKGAVAAAMLAFRDTPEDGLVFASFVGEELGGIGARHAIDEGFAPDFAVVGEGSTGYATAGVTDVVVAHKGRRASTVTAHGTAVHASEPESGENAVYRACDAVDLIRDIDPPSATVLDERVSGSLAVTGIEGGSAWNVVPESCAITVDERTVPGERAPLGTVEDIEGVEWEIDQDLPPMACDDEAFAETVRTVADECQDGDPELVTKPAATDGGWLAAADVTCVVCGPSELGEAHTKDESVSLAALDRCYRIYAEIVDAVGEN